The nucleotide window GGTGGATTTGGGAGCACTCAGCTGCAGTCTTCTCATTCAACCTCCAAATGCGATCACAAAGCTCACATTCCTTTTTTCCCGCGGATGCATGCTCTCGGACTCCACAGCGGGCGACTTGAAGCGAAGACTGCGGGACCAGAAGGAATACTGACGCAAGTCGAAAGCGTTGTGAAGAGGTAAGAAACAGTTCACTGGGAATCCACCACCAGGGACAGGATGGTGGCTGTTAGCAGCAGTAGAACGGCCCGGCTCCCTGGTCTCTGGTCAGGACTCCTGTTGCCAGTCAGTCCCTCTCCTCCAGGCTCAGTATGGCCCTCATTTTGGGTGGGTAATTAGCGACGCGAAAATATTAACCAAAAAAATAATTGTGacttgggaggaggagccgaGTGGGTTTCTGCTCTCGGCCTGGCCTTCTCTTTCCTAACTAACTCCTTtcaccttcttccacttcttccgaGAAGCTAGCAACTCGGGCAATCTCCAAGTCCAGCTTGCTTGTCTGGTAACAACAGCCCTTTCCAGACCACTTTTATCCAGATTCGGCTTTCATCCCATCCGGACTCGGACTTCCATTGGACACCACCAGTCCTCGATTCCAAAGTCACTGTTCGAGTCCGCGGTTCGGTTCAAATCACTGCCTGCCCTAGGTACCCTACCTAACCTGATGCTTGGCTGCTGTTGATACGCAGCTGCCGAAACGGACGGATCTGGGTTGGCATCTGGGTTGTTTGGTGCCGTGTCTCGCTGTATCTAATTCTGGATCCCCGACTgtgatgatgctgctgctgccgctgctgcagGCTTCGCATGACTGATCCCGAGAGACGAGACGAGACATAGCCACGCATCGATTCTTGTGTTTTTCCCAGAAAACTAAACCACTATCCAGCACAGCATTTGGCACCGGCATGATGCATCCTCCAAACGAACGGGAACGGGGTCACCATTTCCACTTTGGTCGCCGTCTGACTCCGAATAGTGCAGAGCTGAACAGTgccaatggtggtggtgccaatGGCGCCGTCCCTTTTCCGGCGCATGCTGGACCCGGACCCTGGCCGAAACACGACGCTGCCGCTTCAGGTCCGTTgcaccatcagcagcagcaccctcaggcccccaacaacaaccaccatcatcccGTCCACTGCAATCCGCTCCAGCAACATCCACCACTCCTGAACAACGATAataaccacaaccaccaccacccgatCCGCATGGAACCGCGCCGAGGGAGTCATGGACATGGCCGCACATCGCCCGCAATAGCCTCAGCACCAGAAGCGCATTCCCAACACCCGCAGCGCACCCAGTATGCCAGTGCAATGAACCACCACAGGCCGACTGTGCCCCTGGCGCTCCCAAACCGCACCCCGGCCTCCCCTCGCTGGGATTCCATCGATGCACGCTCGAGAAATGTTTCGCCCGTCCCTCCGAGTCCATTCCAAGTGaatcacaaccaccacatcaCGTCACACAGATCGTCACAGAGGTCACGGGCCGAGTCGACCACACCCACTGGCACCCCGAGACTGACACCGCGCTCCGTATTTCCCGGCCTCTCCTCCCACCCCTTTATACCCGAGGCGCTCGAGCCCGAAGACTCGGACCAGGACCGTGACCACGACCGTGACCAATTGCAACCACAAGACGAACGAGAAGACCCGGAACCGTCGCCCACACGCCTGTCCACCCGCAAATTCCCCTTGATCGGCCGAGGAAGTCAGCAGATCGACGATGAGGTGATGCGCCACTCGCCAATACCGCTAACGCCCACTTCGCCCGCCCACAGTTATACTTCGTCAATTGCCCATTCTCGCCGGGCCAACACGGACTCAGTCATGGTTGTCGAGAACTTCTCCCGTCCGCGCAAGACGAGTGTGTCTATCCGATCCAAGAACTCGGACATCTCCGTCATGCGAGCGGCGCCACCGGTCCGCCATCATGATGAACCTTCGTTCGACAGCCTGCACCCTGCAAACAACCACCCGTCACCATACAACGAAAACATTGCGCCTAATCAATGGCCCCAGGACCGCCGCTTCTCCACTGCGTCTTCGCACTCGTCAAGCACCTTTTCGTCTTCGATTGCCAAACGTCCGTCAAATGACCAGCTTCAAGCCGCGGCAGCCAGGGACCAGCCGCCAGTAACAAGGCGCCCCTTTGCTGGACGACCTCCGCCGCCTGTCAGctacaacaaccacaacaacttTTACTCGCCTACTACCCGCGAACCTCCGGCGTGGATACAGGAGGAATTTAGGCCACCAAGCTTTCGCTCTCCGTTTGCTACGAACTCTGGAGAGCGTTGCAGTATTCTAACCACCCACAGCATCACTGAGCAATCCATCATCAATGGCTATGCTCGCGCAAGTTGGCGAACGAATTCGGTGGCCGACGACGGCCCGAGCATCGAGGACGTAATGGTCATGTATGAGCGGGGATTCAATGATTCGGAAATTGACAACATCGGTTATCGCAAAAGCCGGAGGTTTTTGGACGATACCGACCATTTTGACCCGGACATCGGAGTATTTCCCATGGGGGATAACTCCCGACCCGCCACCAGTCATTCGGATCCCGACACCGACCGGACGACTAAAATCTTCGAGGCGATGCACGACGACCCATTGCCTTTACCTGGAGCGAGGCCAATATCCCGAAAATCCGCCAGGCTATCCAATTTCATTCTCCGGAAATCAGGACTCATGAACTCGTTGCCAAAGGACATTGGCTTGGCGATCACCGAAGACATGGAGAGGAAAAGGCAACAGAGTATCACAGAGTTTATGGAGAAGCAGAGGCAGGAATCAGTAAGCGGGGAGGCTatggaaaggaggaggcagGAATCTGACGCGAAGGACCCGGCGAAGCACGACTCGGCCAAGTTAATGGATGGCGATAATGTAATTGATTTGCAGGCCCAGGAACCCGCCATGGCAGGTACTCCCACGGCACCGACGGACTCGATGGAGTCGATGGAACCGATGGATACCCCTGACCTTGacgaagtggaggaggaagaagaagaggatgaggaggaagcggcagtggaggaggagaaattTCGCGCCATCCTGACACCGATTCCAACAGCGAATATGCCAGTCGAACCACCGGAGGAACCGGGTAGCCGTGACCGATATGGTTTCCGAAAAGCCAATTCCAACGTTACCCGTCAGCAGTATGACGCCTGGGATGCCCAATACAGCGAATACCTGGCACGCCGCAGGAGGAAATGGATTGCTTTTCTCAAAGATAACTCTCTCATGACGGACAGGCCGAACAGGTTTCCCCCAAGAAGTAACAAGACCAAGAGGTTTATTCGGAAAGGCATTCCGCCCGACTGGCGCGGTGCGGCTTGGTTCTATTACGCCGGAGGGCCAGCACTTCTCAGCAAGCACAGGGGTGTATACGATGACTTGGTCAGGCGTGCAGGACTAGATCCGAAAGGTCCAGGCAAGCTGCCGGATGCAAAGGGTGAAGTAAAGCCGTTGATCTGCGAAGACATCGAGAAGGATCTACACCGAACATTCCCGGATAACATACGATTCAAACCGCCACCATCGACAACACCTGGTGGTGACAGCCAGGCTGCTAGTGGATATATCCCGGGCGTCACCCAACCGGCCGACCCTGCCCAGGAGCCCGAAATTATCAGCTCTCTGCGCCGCGTTCTCCATGCATTTGCCTTGTACAACCCACGGATCGGGTACTGTCAATCGCTGAACTTCTTGGCTGGGTTGCTTCTATTGTTTGTCGAAACCGAAGAGCAAGCATTCTGGCTGTTGAACGTCATAACACGAGTCTATTTACCAGGGACGCACGAAATGAGCTTGGAAGGCTCCAAGGTTGATCTTGGTGTGCTGATGGGGACGTTGAAGGATTCGTTACCCAACGTCTGGAAGCAGATTGGTGGAGACGAGCTTGAAGGGAACCCCAGCAGAAGACACCGGCTAGGGAACCGCGTGAGGCACGGCGGCAAGAACCTCAGCATCAGCGATCCGAACCGACTCCCCGCCATCACGCTGTGCATGACGGCCTGGTTCATGTCGTGTTTTATCGGAACGCTCCCAATCGAAACCGTGCTGCGCGTTTGGGATGTGTTCTTCTACGAAGGCTCTCGCACCCTGTTCCGCATCGCCCTCACCATCTTCAAGCTCGGCGAGAATGAGATCAGGGCGGTCCAGGATCCGATGGAGATGTTTGGTGTGGTACAGGCGTTCCCTCGGCGGCTGATCGACTGCAACATGCTGATGGAGGCATGCTACAAGCGGCGCAACGGCATCGGACACCTGACTCAGGAagcggtggaggagaagcgACAGGAACGACGCGACAACATCCAAAAATGGAGGGCCCTTCAGGAGGCCGCTAGTGAGGCTGGACCCCGGCTGAATAGGGCCGCTCATATTGGAAACCCAGCGTCCAGGTCGCAGGCTGCCGGGCTGGACCTCGCTGCCGAAGACGATGGCCACGGCAACCGGAAGGCTTCAACGCTGTTTAgtagaagaaggggggatcGTGAACAGTCAAGGGCGGATGAGGTGATGTAGTGTGCACCTCGGCCCGTGTCCATACTTGCTCTTGGTCCTCTGAACCTAAACCTCGGCGGAAGCGCTCATCACAACCATAACCATGATCACTTGGAGAGCGGGAGCTCCTGAGCAGAACAAATGCTTCCTTCCCACTCTTACTCGAATGTCATTCAAGCTTCCATCATCTATCTATCTGCTGGCATCATATCCAACCAAGActagcctttttttttttcctgtccGCTCTGTATAACTCCTCCCCCCGCTCAGGCGGTGCCTTTTACCTATTGTAATTTTTCGATACCACCATGGGCCTATCAGATCATAGCATATATCCTTTGAAAGGTTTTAGCCTTTTATCCAACACAACAAAGACACATACAACAACACTACTCGGCTGACTTGACGTCTTCCTCAACAATTCCCTTGTATCTTGTctacactactacctacctactttaccTTTGATGTTGTCATGACTCACAAGTCTTGTTAATTCTTCCATTCCCCCAAATGGAAGGGGCTGTTTATACCTTTCTACTATGCACAGGCTGAAGCCTATGCGCCTTATAGCACCCCCCAATCTCTATCATTACCAACCACATCCTCTTGCAGAGGGCGCATCTCCCtgtctttttcctttgtaCATATCTTCCTTGGGGCGGTCGGGAAGCGGTTGTTGCGGCGCTTTgtgtcttgttgttgttgttgttgttgttcatttgattgttttttttttctgcgtTTGTATGTACacgagaggaagaggggatcGATCTCAAAAAAATACGCGGAATGGTTTTGTTCTTTTAGAAGGAGCCAAGGTAAAGGCAAAGGCAAGGATTATTCATTCAGTCAAGGTCGCACATATGGTCAAGGTTTCAGgcggaaggaaagggaaagagaaaaagagagcgGAGTTGCTATGAAGGGGACAAGTTCGAGATTCGAAagcatagcatagcatagGCATAGGCATAAGCATATTGCATAAGTTGAACTACGTACACTACAATTAAGCATGACTTGAATGGAGCAAAAGTGGGTAATCATTGTGACTCTTTTTTGGAGGGGGGGGATGAATGGCTCAAATCTAATTTCCCGGACTTTTCGCATTAGACATTGCTATGAGCCTCATAATAATGCCTGCTCCATCATTCAGTTGAGCCAGTGCGATGTGTTTCCTCCACTCTTCGTTCCCATGATCAATGATGTCTATCACTATTGGCCTTGTCTTGCATTGATGTCTAGCAGTTTTCAGACCAACCCAGGCGTCCAGTGATCGCCACATCCAGTTCTGGTTAAACACTTTTCCCTTCGATAACCATCTCCAGCCTAATGCTAGCCTCATCCATCAAGTCCAGTTATTTTGGTAACGAGCTTGCCACATACCCGGTCTCTTTCGATTCCTTCTAATCGTGTCGCACATATGCAGTTTAAAGAATCCTTGCCACTAACCTCCCATCCCCGTTACGCATCACGTCGCTCGCATCACAGAGACTCTGTGTCATCGCTTATGCATTTTGAACAGCTCCATCAAGTGACAAAAAGGCGTATATCTTCGAGCAGCCACCTACCACCCACGCCCCTGCCCCTACGCAGGTGGAGCAGGGCGGGACGCCGAACCCGAGCTAGCACCTCCTTGCCTACCAGCAGCGCGACCAGGATTCACAGCaccagtagtagtagcacCCGCAGGCGcaccatccttcttctccggaggaggaggagcctgCACGAAATTCACCGACCCCTTTGCATACCTCTCCACATACGCCCTCGCATTCTTCTCAAACTCGGGCCGATCCCTCCGATACTCATCCGCAATGCGCTGCTCGAGCGCGTCGTCGGGCATCGGTTCGACGAGAATGTTGCGCACAGCCTCCAACACGCTGATGATCTTGCTCGCGGGCTTCCAGTTCTCGGATTTCAGCAGGCCCAGGCAGATGTTCCCCAGCGAgtcgttggtgatgttggggtGGTAGATGCGCGTCGTGAAGTTGATGGTCGGAGGCTTGAAGGGGTAATCGGTGGGAAGCTTGAGGATGAGGCCGAAGCGACCGGGGGCGTAGACGGAGTTGGGCGGCGCCGTGACGGTGACGTGCCAGGTGTGTAGGTCGGCGTCAGAGGGGAGGGTGATGGAAATGCCAGGGGGTGGGGCGGTGGTGCAGTCTGCGAATTCCTGGACggagggggaagaaaaatAGGGTTAGTTTCGTGGGTCTTCTATTTCATATTttccttcgccttcttcttcctctttaggGATGTCGTCAGGTTCAAAAGGCAGGGCAAACGATGTGATATTTACCTTCGCGATGCGCTTCGTGGAGGCCATGGTTGCTGGTAGGTAACACACTCGACTAAACCAAGTAGTACTTGGACGGAATGTACCCAACGATGACTGATGGATGTATCGAGTGAGGAGGGATAAGAGGTAGAGATGTTCAACTTCAGATGCTGACCACCTCAAATGTATTTTGGCAGTTGTGAGACTCAAAGTGACCTAGTACAATGACCGACGGCGGTGACGTTGGTCAACAAACAAGGCGTGCATAAGCTTGTTTGCGTGCTCGTGTTGATGGCGGGGTAAGCGGACTGGGCTGGTGAGGTATTCTTTGCttgggggggaaaaaagggcAAAGCAGGGATGTAAAAGTGACGACGCAACGAACAGTCTCTTATAGTAGTTGCGGATATGACTGAATGTTCTTGTTGCTTGTTGACACGCTAGTAGTTGAAAGAGGATGCTGACTGATGTCcacgaaggagaaagagcgAGAGCTCCGTCGTCAAGGCTGCAGCACTCCACGCCCCACGGCAAGTGCTGCCAAGACCGGTAGGGCGGTTTACTGTGGGGCTATTTGTGGTGGCATCCAGAGCGGGGCCGTCCATGCCGCGGGTGATGCAACGCCAGCATGTTGAATGTGAATGCCTTTGGCTTGGAAAGGCCGTTACCAATCTGTGATAGGGGTCACTATAATTCGAAAGCACATCGACCGGAGCTCCCTGGAGATTCTCCGCTTCAGGAACTGCTTAGAGCTCAGGTCCATGGTATAGCGAGTATGCTCAAAATCTTGATTAGAGGATTTCAAAGGTGTCATCTCCATGTACATATAGTACTGACCGAGACGTGGACTTGGGCCATCAAGGCCCTCACCGGATTCCGGCAGGCACAAACTCTGGGCCGGATAcagggggttagggtttgCAGTATACTAGGTATACTTCACAGTAGCAATCACGGCGAGGAAGACCACAGTACCTCGACCATGAGATTGCAAGTATATCGTACGTCTATGAGAAGTAGAAAGCCGAGCCACACCTGAGCAATGACAAAAAGTGAAGACCAATAATTTGTTTGGGCAAGACCCGCTCTTCCTAATGATAAACTCCCGAAAAGATTTCTACTCCAGATCCAGcgtcgccatcaccaacctttGGTGTGTCATATTCTGGGATTCCGTCACCGGCGCCAAAAGTCGACAAACTCGTCGAACTCGCCGGGGCTCGATGACCCTGAGCTTGAGTCGAACGGCCCTAGCCAGGGTAGAGACCCTAACCAAGGTAGAGACCCTAACCGAGGTAGAGGCCCCTAATTTCCCCTTGTCGAACTGTCATGCTCACTCTCATCATCCGTATCCTCGTCCccaatctcctcctcttcgccttcgccttcttcctcatcaccttcttcctcatctgcctcctcctcctcttcatcaccttcttcatcctctgcGTCTTCaacaccctcttcttcctcctcctcctcacccccctcttctccttcttcttctccctctgtgCCTTCCTCTACATCATCTTTATGCTCGCCTGGCCTTACATCTTCCTCAGCTTcttcggcctcctcctcgtcctcctcttcagcttcaacatcttcatcgtcttcatgatcctcttcgccctcttcaacatcttcctcgccttccccatcctccatctcctcatccacatccacatcctcatctccctcttcctctgtcTCTCCAACCTCCCCAACGGTTTCTTCGGCGTCCTCGTGCTcgccttcatcctcatcctcatcttcgacctcctcttccacttcatcttcctccgcATCTTCAACATCCTCCGTCCCCGGCACTCCATGTACAACAGCAGAAGCACTCGTACCACTGCCATTACGAGGTCGGCCAGTCTTTAACCCCCACCTCATCGGCCCTATTGAGCCACCCTCGGTCGCCTTATGCTGGTCAATGCTACTGCTTCCTGGCCGCTCATGCTGAGCTTTGGTTGCCTGGCTTTTATGCCAGCTCGGCTTCCTTGGCGTCCGCTTTGGCTCCGATTGTGCCTTCTCGTCAGCGCTACTACTGCCTGATTCCGAGCTCGAACTGTATATCGTAGGTCTGCCTGGGGTAAGAGGGGTTGTAGCAGACGCGGCAACGGCACCACCGGCGGCAGAGGCATCTACGCTCCGCCTCAGGTTGGGGAATAGTAGGGATGGGGGAATATCGTCCTCGTAGTCAGCCGGCACATCACTGAGATCGCTCTCGTCGTCGGCTGAGTCGTGAACGCTACCAGGAGGAGAGGACatagcttcttcttcatgctCATCGTCGGCCATCTGGGTATCGTCTTGTCCTCTTCTGCTGCGGCGACTGCGAGGACGATTGTTGTCTTCATCATCGGCGTCTTTCATCGTAatatcctcgtcatcatggcGAGTAATATCTTCGTCTGTCTCATCGTTATCATCATCAGCGCCTTCATCACGGGTTGTCTGACCCTTCTTTCCGCTACCACTAGATACGGAGCCTTTTCGTGATGATCTGGTGATACCGGACAAGGCTTTCGGTGGGCCCTCTGCGGCCCTCAACACGGCTTGTTCGGCCTTGCGTAGGACATCCGGTCTCCGAACACCAAGCTTCCGACCGCGGTGAGTGATGTCCCCATTAAAGGATAACTGCTTTTCTGACATTTTGTCGGGTTGCTCGGACGGGGCCCGCAGAGAACCTgaagcagcggcagcagcagcagcacgttCTCTCTCCTGAAGAGCCGGCAGGATGCTGAGGGTCATGGATTTGggttcttctccttctgccGCCGGCTTCGTGGGCAACTCTCCCTCACCAGCCCGGCTATGTTCATCACCACCTTGCGGCGTCTCAGAAGCAGTTTGCTCAGGAACCATTTCGTGATGGATGATCGAGTAACAATCATTGATCAAGTCATCAATCGGTCCAGCTTTCATCAAGTTGGCGTTCAGTTTCTTGAGCTCGATCGCCTCCTTCATGGCGTTGAGGGCGGCATGACTCTCAGCCTCTGGCGTGATGACCCATTCCGCAATCTTCTCAGCCACCGCCTCAAAGTCCTCTGGTGCAACGTTCTTGAAAGGATCCTCATCATTTGCTGGAATATTGAACGCCTTCCGGATCATCTTGAGGTATATTTGCACGCCATGTTGCCATAATTCGCTAAAGTGGTAAAAGTCGACACCCTTCTTCCGAATGCGTCGCAGTACTGCCTCAAGGTTGGCTCTGTCATTCATGACGGCCAACAGCCGGGCCATATACCGGATGTATTGCTCCGTGTAGACATGATGACGACCGGGCCGTTCAGCATCACACTTCCAGACGTTCATCACCATCGTCTTGGTGAACATGTTCTCGCGCAAAACTGCAAAGGCCTTGGAAGCAGCCTCCTTgcttgcttccttcttcgtctcgtcttcctcatctccaATTTCGTCGCCGTCGAACAAGAGACGAGCATGACGAATGATCATACGATGCTGCCAGTTTGACTTGTCCTTATCTCTCAAGTGACGCATGTACCTGAGCATGTACTCGTGCCAGTCCTCATCCTTTTCAAGCGTAACCCGTTCACCGCGACCAGGTGCAAGTGGTTGTCGTTGCAGAATGTCTGCAGCTTCCTGGTGAGGGAGGTCGCCGCGGGTAACGAGCTTATTGATGACTGATAGGATCTTGTAGTGTGGCTCCAGAATCGGATCCTGGCCGTGCCGAGGTTTGGGAAGCGTCCGAACAACCTCGACAGTTTTTTCAAGGGCCTTTATGACCGCTTGAACTGTCGGTCGGCCGTGCCTGTTCTTTTCATCGAGCTCGTCCTCCGGCTTCTGATACATCTTCCATAAGCACTTCGCTATCATGTATGGATTCTTCCAGTCCTTAGGCTTGCCAGCCATGGCTTTCCGAAACAAGCTCGCAGCAAACTTCCAAACTTGGTAATCTGACATCTGATTATGCAATATCTCCTTGTAAGTACCGTTGCCCGATATTTCGATGAAGAAGCGGTGCTGGTCCGAATGCATAAAGGGCTCCATGGCAAACGGTTCACGGCTTGATGCATACATTCGCATGCCAAACTCGTGGTATAGGTCATAGAGCGCCTCCGTATCTCCACCCGATAACGCGTAGACGTTGGGATCTGAGGTCGAAGCGTAAGAGTGTGATAGTGCGAGAGTATAACAGTGAATCGACTGCCGTTGGAACTTGACAAGATCTGCTCTGTCCTTGTTCATTTTATCAGCGGTCCAAAGAACCATATCATCCAACTCATAGTCGAAGCATTCGGCAAGACGAAACCAAGCATCCCACCTGTCTGGTGTGTACTGAAGCTGTAATCGCAAGAAGGTGACTGCAATGCGTAAATCGTCCAGGGCACCCGGAGTCTGACGACGGTTGAGGTCGACACCCTTGAACTTGGTAAGGGCAATCATACCCAGCAAGAAGAACCAGCCGTGCTTCGCGGGTGCGCTATCCGGCGTGTTGATAGTGACTGCATCCAGGTCGACATTACCAGTCAGGGCCTTGTACAGATGCAGTGGGTGAATCGGGGTCTTTAGATATTCGTTGAAGTTCCGATGATTGTGCATCATTTGAGCTGTTGACTTGGCAGAGCCAATCGCTTGCTGCATCGATTCGACAGTGTTTTTGAGGTCCGACTTCAACAGGTCCTTCATTGTCATTCGGTGAGCAAGAAGGCTGATCTTTTCCACCATTGCCAATGCCTGGCGCTTCTCGAGCTTCTCAGGTGGGCAGTCATGCTCCTGGACGTCCCAGATCCCAACTCCAAGCTTGAGGCCATGAAGGTCATAGAGGACTTGGCCGAGATAGTCTTCCCAATTTTCGATATTCTTCAGCTTCAACAGTTCGACCCGCATCATCTTGAGGAAGATCTTATTGGAAGACTTGCAGTATTTCCTTAGACCAAGTACTTGGTGAACGGCCGCCAAGTAATCGGCCAGATCATTTTCGGGCGTCAGGAAAATGTCTGGGTGAAGATTTATCCCCATCTTCAGAACCGTGTATTGCAGAGACCATGTTCTCACTTGCATCTCCCGAAGTCTGTTGAGAAACGATGCAGCTAGAGATCCAGTTGCCGGAGGTTGGATGATTCCTACACTGGCTTCGTCTTCGTACATAGCAGCAACGTGAAGAAGACAGCTAACCTTGGCGAGAGCGGCTGATGTAGTCTTGATATGTTCCTCATCAATGATGTCGAACGAATTGTTGTGATTCAGCGCCAGATGCAACGACTGAATGATTTGGTCATCTAGGGCCTTGAGCATTGTCATAAACAACTCTTTTCGAGCTGCTTGTGGTGTGTTGACGTAGTCCTTTCGCTCAAAATCATGCACAATAGTTTCGATACTTCGCAGGAAGCACGAGAATTGCTTTGTGGTGTACTTGATTTTGCCGTAGGCGTCGCCGAGCCTCGACCAGAGCAGTAACCGGAGATCAGTGCTGCTCTTCTCGATGAAGTTCCACAGGTCCTGCAGCCCTTGGCTGGCGCAATCTTTGACGGACTTGATGTTTCCGGCAGGCTCGGTGTCTTCGTCCATTGCGTCTTCAGTTGGGTTCGGAGCAGCTTGGCTATTGATGCAGACTGATTCGGGATTAAGCACAGGCTCCAGAGTATCGATAACGGACACGGGGTTGTCCTGTTCTTCTTGGAAGAGACCCAGGAAAAACTCCATGGTTGTGAGCTTGCTAA belongs to Neurospora crassa OR74A linkage group IV, whole genome shotgun sequence and includes:
- a CDS encoding GTPase-activating protein gyp3, translated to MMHPPNERERGHHFHFGRRLTPNSAELNSANGGGANGAVPFPAHAGPGPWPKHDAAASGPLHHQQQHPQAPNNNHHHPVHCNPLQQHPPLLNNDNNHNHHHPIRMEPRRGSHGHGRTSPAIASAPEAHSQHPQRTQYASAMNHHRPTVPLALPNRTPASPRWDSIDARSRNVSPVPPSPFQVNHNHHITSHRSSQRSRAESTTPTGTPRLTPRSVFPGLSSHPFIPEALEPEDSDQDRDHDRDQLQPQDEREDPEPSPTRLSTRKFPLIGRGSQQIDDEVMRHSPIPLTPTSPAHSYTSSIAHSRRANTDSVMVVENFSRPRKTSVSIRSKNSDISVMRAAPPVRHHDEPSFDSLHPANNHPSPYNENIAPNQWPQDRRFSTASSHSSSTFSSSIAKRPSNDQLQAAAARDQPPVTRRPFAGRPPPPVSYNNHNNFYSPTTREPPAWIQEEFRPPSFRSPFATNSGERCSILTTHSITEQSIINGYARASWRTNSVADDGPSIEDVMVMYERGFNDSEIDNIGYRKSRRFLDDTDHFDPDIGVFPMGDNSRPATSHSDPDTDRTTKIFEAMHDDPLPLPGARPISRKSARLSNFILRKSGLMNSLPKDIGLAITEDMERKRQQSITEFMEKQRQESVSGEAMERRRQESDAKDPAKHDSAKLMDGDNVIDLQAQEPAMAGTPTAPTDSMESMEPMDTPDLDEVEEEEEEDEEEAAVEEEKFRAILTPIPTANMPVEPPEEPGSRDRYGFRKANSNVTRQQYDAWDAQYSEYLARRRRKWIAFLKDNSLMTDRPNRFPPRSNKTKRFIRKGIPPDWRGAAWFYYAGGPALLSKHRGVYDDLVRRAGLDPKGPGKLPDAKGEVKPLICEDIEKDLHRTFPDNIRFKPPPSTTPGGDSQAASGYIPGVTQPADPAQEPEIISSLRRVLHAFALYNPRIGYCQSLNFLAGLLLLFVETEEQAFWLLNVITRVYLPGTHEMSLEGSKVDLGVLMGTLKDSLPNVWKQIGGDELEGNPSRRHRLGNRVRHGGKNLSISDPNRLPAITLCMTAWFMSCFIGTLPIETVLRVWDVFFYEGSRTLFRIALTIFKLGENEIRAVQDPMEMFGVVQAFPRRLIDCNMLMEACYKRRNGIGHLTQEAVEEKRQERRDNIQKWRALQEAASEAGPRLNRAAHIGNPASRSQAAGLDLAAEDDGHGNRKASTLFSRRRGDREQSRADEVM
- a CDS encoding ubiquitin conjugating enzyme Ubc14 — encoded protein: MASTKRIAKEFADCTTAPPPGISITLPSDADLHTWHVTVTAPPNSVYAPGRFGLILKLPTDYPFKPPTINFTTRIYHPNITNDSLGNICLGLLKSENWKPASKIISVLEAVRNILVEPMPDDALEQRIADEYRRDRPEFEKNARAYVERYAKGSVNFVQAPPPPEKKDGAPAGATTTGAVNPGRAAGRQGGASSGSASRPAPPA